Proteins encoded by one window of Elephas maximus indicus isolate mEleMax1 chromosome 5, mEleMax1 primary haplotype, whole genome shotgun sequence:
- the LOC126076722 gene encoding mucin-19-like: MDEEHKWDPTYCWSPPGQGGPLRWTTSTAQERQNRLKNRLQVNPAAPASSLRQRVPSSGKGGRNPIQPNASAKQKPGGFQTRLNPTGSKRSEKTKSGQSSAVQQNSRRSPNYLNLPAKPRSSTTKSKAVKPTQKLIKNNKPLTGIRPPLQPGKLPTNLNPATSKPIPSRPSLLTTKASMTIQPASTTRKPVTNSVASITKSSPNFNPTVTKSNKSNESLVNTSKSPTTAKARAPVTKSFTTDKPATTFTTSTTTTKVVTSTTKSSPSSKSAAFTTSKSTTIIKPVDSTYKSSTITKPTTSPKASTNSKPATFTTKSTTIKPVTPTTKLTTSTKPQTTTTELSTSSNTIADTNSSATISLNPTEITSFLATTTNSVPTTKSVVKTTKSLNTATKVAESTGSVSIATTTTAASNLSVIVSKTTLPTTKNSASQSISTTTTPTAPTASTVNTAILSSETTTTLAGSTLRAPNTTKLPVATKASLSTASRTTAAPTTSAPKVTSISLITEVAPTGVDLSTVSVASVTPTPSTTSPSASSTSTTESSLFTVSSENSTTSTAVTTTASSTSAQAFTATSVAMISTSTTFAPTASSTSITLEVGNKNPATASAVAIKTTTSTTTEAATITDTLSTTSAALSTAASTVTIPETTTNLISTATAVSDELHLTMGADTTASTTDTMATTLLTADGTSTSNLSTFFDTTHYYEPDTTDFTSAASYVSPVTTSTSASSNSTQPTTSTDVPTAASANSITTLVSKTTPTHSSTTQPDTTIAVLSLSSATDTTPAPTTLTTSITTEASTPTTALSTVLVATTVAEATNKSASSTISGGSPPASISTISAATNTPTTVATTSTFSTTLAEIPSSSAATSTSSATTTISSPSTATQSGTTISSGTAHISTSPATSTPTTINNSSGSTIPPSISPASIETSAAPSITLAIVTVPDITTGLSLTTTSASSTLTTIEETSASPDDTTTTTLAIEDDMSTSYSGTFDTTTLSYEPDTTDFTSDASYTSPLTTQPTLSIDVPSATNASTTDVPTSVFTTSSASTITDTVTTTPATPNTSAPSSTIQPDTSTAEDSTTAATTDVSGATSQSASFTSSGAAASANITSTATKKPATTTEVPITAASTVTSSSAAPGAKQAATSISAPCSTTQVAIDTAFLSVPSTTTASNIPAITTTAALSIIPLVDAVTSPVTTPDASTPAASTPAATTTLSASSTSSSTSPSSVSTSPTPTSPLTTVITPEITTNSIFTTIHDSSALFSAMIDDTTAASTDTIPNTMVTTEDVTTFESTTFDGENTFDYDLDITTPDTLTTLTATTSSALSVTTEPTTTTNSPFNSPAATAISSHSSTIQSVTTSSLTTTAATAIPAASYMMSVATTLAEATIKSLSSITTRASPAAPTSTTSVTTNTTPQPVTTKEQVSSPPATNTSAPSRSPQSAITTALPSSSSIAATITSPATTTISLSSTTNQADTTAFATTTPVSTALPIASSASTTPVPVITTALVSSSAAMTSASSSASQSATTTALSSSSSAEATSTTTATTTDASLSTTPLVDAVTSPATTPAASTPAATTTLSASSTSSSISPSSVTTSPAPTSPLTTVTTPEITTNAIFTTTSDSSVASSTIIDDNTASSAETIPSMVVTSEDMTFESTTFDDDSTFDYDLDTTTPDSVTTLTAITSSALSVTTEPNTTTDSSFSSPPATTISSPSSTIQSVTTSSFTTPGAPTTPATIAATPVATTVAEATTKCLSFITTEASPAAPTSTTSVATNTTPRSASTTEQVSSPAATSTSAPSSSSQSATTAASPLSSSIAATITYPATMTISFSSTTNQADTTAFATTTPVSSVLLAASSTSTSSAPVITTALVSSSSATMSSAPSDTSQSTTTTALSSSSTAEATSTTTATKTTAALSSTPLVDAVTSPVTTPAASTPAATTTLLAFSTSSISPPFVPTSLAPTSPLTTVTTPEITTNAIFTTTSDSSAVFSAMIDDTTAASTDTIPNTMVTTEDVTTFESTTFDGENTFDYDLDTTTPDTLTTLTATTSSALSVTTEPTTTTNSPFNSPAATAISSHSSTIQSVTTSSLTTTAATAIPAASYMTSVATTLAEATIKSLSSITTRASPAAPTSTTSVTTNTTPQPVTTKEQVSSPPATNTSAPSSSSQSAITTALPSSSSIAATITSPATTTISLSSTTNQADTTAFATTTPVSTALPIASSASTTPVPVITTALVSSSAAMTSAPSSASQSATTTALSSSSSAEATSTTTATTTDASLSTTPLVDAVTSPATTPAASTPAATTTLLAFSTSSISPPFVPTSLALTSPLTTVTTPEITTNAIFTTTSDSSVASSTTIDDITASSAETIPSTVVTSEDMTFESTTFDDDSTFNYDFDTTTRVAVNTLTATTSSDLSVTAEPTTTTDSSFSSPAATAISSHSSTIQPVTSNSLTTTAAPITPAPATMTSAATAVAEATIDSLSSTTPGASTAAATSTTSVTTNTTPQPVTTKEQVSVSAAMSSTLPSTSQSATTTVLPLSSSTAATSTSPATTTISFSSITTQADTITSAITTPVSTALPTASSTSTTSVPVITPPQVSSSSITSCAPSSTLQGATTTALPSSSSAEATSTAPANKAISSSQILTQPVSATTSASISTPTYATTTGVKKPPPPQQRCLPH; the protein is encoded by the exons ATGGATGAGGAGCATAAATGGGACCCTACCTACTGCTGGTCTCCCCCTGGCCAAGGAGGTCCACTTAGGTGGACC ACAAGTACGGCACAAGAGAGACAAAACAGGCTAAAAAACAGACTACAGGTGAATCCAGCTGCCCCAGCATCATCTTTACGTCAGCGTGTACCTTCCTCAGGGAAAGGTGGTCGGAATCCTATTCAGCCAAATGCATctgcaaaacaaaaacctggagGCTTTCAAACCCGTTTAAATCCCACTGGTTCAAAGAGATCTGAAAAGACAAAATCTGGTCAAAGTTCTGCAGTACAACAAAATAGCCGACGATCCCCAAATTATCTAAATTTACCAGCTAAACCAAGATCTAGCACTACCAAGTCTAAAGCAGTTAAACCTActcaaaagttaattaaaaataataaacctcTCACAG GGATACGTCCTCCCCTACAACCTGGAAAGTTGCCAACAAATCTTAATCCAGCAACCTCTAAGCCTATACCCTCAAGACCATCTTTACTGACCACCAAAGCTTCCATGACCATTCAACCTGCATCAACTACCAGAAAGCCTGTCACAAACTCTGTGGCCTCTATCACCAAATCTTCCCCAAATTTCAATCCCACAGTTACAAAATCTAACAAATCTAACGAATCTCTGGTTAATACCTCCAAATCCCCCACTACTGCCAAGGCACGGGCTCCTGTCACCAAATCCTTTACCACTGATAAACCTGCCACAACTTTTACTACATCCACTACCACAACAAAAGTTGTGACCTCCACCACCAAATCATCCCCCAGTTCTAAGTCTGCTGCCTTCACCACTAGTAAATCTACCACAATTATCAAGCCTGTGGATTCTACGTACAAATCTAGTACCATCACCAAGCCTACCACTTCTCCCAAAGCCAGCACCAATTCTAAGCCTGCTACCTTTACAACCAAATCCACAACTATAAAACCTGTGACTCCTACTACAAAATTGACTACCTCTACCAAGCCTCAGACAACCACCACTGAACTTTCAACTAGTAGCAATACCATAGCTGATACCAATTCATCTGCCACTATATCTCtcaacccaactgaaattactaGTTTCTTGGCCACTACTACAAACTCTGTCCCAACAACCAAATCTGTGGTGAAAACCACTAAATCCCTCAATACTGCCACCAAAGTTGCTGAATCTACTGGCTCAGTATCCATTGCCACTACAACAACTGCTGCTTCTAATCTCTCAGTAATTGTCTCAAAAACTACGCTTCCTACCACCAAAAACTCGGCTTCTCAGTCTATATCTACCACCACAACACCTACTGCTCCCACGGCTTCAACTGTCAATACAGCCATACTATCTTCAGAAACTACTACAACCCTGGCTGGAAGCACCTTAAGAGCTCCCAATACTACAAAGTTGCCAGTCGCCACCAAAGCTTCTCTCTCTACAGCATCAAGAACCACAGCTGCCCCTACCACATCTGCTCCCAAAGTTACTTCGATCTCTCTCATCACAGAGGTTGCCCCCACCGGAGTGGATCTTTCTACCGTATCTGTTGCTTCAGTCACCCCTACTCCCTCTACCACTTCTCCTTCAGCTTCTTCTACCTCCACTACTGAATCTTCTCTCTTTACTGTGTCTTCTGAGAACAGTACCACATCCACGGCTGTGACCACTACAGCTTCTTCTACATCAGCACAGGCTTTTACTGCCACCTCTGTTGCTATGATATCTACATCTACAACATTTGCACCAACAGCCAGCTCTACATCTATCACTTTAGAAGTTGGTAACAAGAACCCTGCCACTGCAAGTGCAGTTGCCATCAAAACAACTACTTCTACAACCACAGAAGCAGCCACCATTACAGATACTCTGTCCACCACATCGGCTGCTCTTAGCACAGCAGCATCCACAGTGACCATCCCTGAAACAACCACAAACCTTATTTCCACAGCTACTGCTGTTTCTGATGAACTTCATTTGACTATGGGAGCAGACACCACAGCTTCAACCACTGACACTATGGCCACAACCCTACTCACTGCAGACGGCACATCAACATCTAACTTGAGCACATTTTTTGACACTACACATTACTATGAACCTGATACTACTGATTTCACCTCTGCTGCCTCCTATGTTTCACCTGTGACCACAAGCACTTCTGCCTCTTCTAATAGCACACAGCCCACCACATCCACAGATGTTCCCACTGCCGCCTCGGCTAACTCCATCACAACTCTTGTCTCCAAAACCACTCCTACTCATTCTAGCACCACACAGCCAGACACCACCAtagctgttctctctctctcatctgcaACAGACACCACACCTGCTCCTACAACTCTCACTACTTCTATCACCACAGAGGCTTCCACCCCAACAACAGCACTGTCCACTGTACTGGTTGCCACCACAGTAGCTGAGGCCACTAATAAATCTGCTTCTTCAACTATATCTGGAGGATCTCCCCCAGCATCCATAAGTACCATATCTGCAGCCACCAACACCCCTACTACAGTTGCAACCACGTCTACTTTCTCTACGACCTTAGCAGAGATCCCTTCGTCCTCTGCTGCCACTAGCACCTCCTCTGCCACCACAACTATTTCTTCTCCTTCAACAGCCACACAGAGTGGCACAACCATCTCCTCAGGCACCGCACACATTTCAACCTCACCTGCTACCTCGACTCCTACTACCATCAATAATTCATCTGGCTCCACAATACCTCCAAGCATTTCACCTGCTTCCATTGAAACATCTGCTGCCCCCAGCATCACATTAGCCATTGTGACTGTCCCTGACATAACCACAGGTCTTTCTTTAACTACAACATCTGCTTCTTCCACACTTACTACTATAGAAGAAACTTCAGCTTCACCAGATGACACAACAACCACAACCCTGGCCATTGAAGATGACATGTCAACATCTTACTCTGGCACATTTGACACCACTACACTTTCTTATGAACCTGACACAACTGACTTCACTTCTGATGCCTCCTATACCTCACCTCTCACCACACAGCCGACTCTCTCCATAGATGTTCCCTCGGCCACAAATGCTTCCACCACAGATGTTCCTACCAGTGTTTTTACAACCTCCTCTGCTTCTACTATCACAGACACTGTCACTACCACACCTGCTACCCCAAACACTTCTGCTCCTTCCAGCACCATTCAACCTGACACCTCCACAGCTGAGGACTCCACCACAGCTGCTACCACTGATGTTTCTGGGGCGACTAGTCAGTCTGCTTCATTCACCTCATCAGGAGCAGCAGCATCTGCAAATATCACCTCTACTGCCACTAAAAAACCTGCCACAACCACAGAAGTGCCAATCACAGCTGCTTCCACAGTCACTTCCTCCTCTGCTGCTCCTGGTGCCAAACAAGCTGCCACAAGCATATCTGCGCCTTGTAGCACCACACAGGTAGCCATAGATACAGCTTTCCTCTCTGTCCCATCCACCACAACCGCGAGCAACATCCCTGCTATCACAACCACTGCTGCTCTTTCAATCATCCCTCTGGTTGATGCTGTCACTTCTCCAGTCACCACTCCTGATGCTTCCACCCCTGCTGCTTccacccctgctgcaaccaccaCTTTATCAGCTTCCTCCACATCTTCTAGCACTTCACCATCTTCTGTCTCCACATCTCCTACCCCTACCTCACCATTAACCACTGTGATCACCCCAGAGATCACCACAAATTCTATTTTTACTACTATACATgactcttctgctcttttttctgCCATGATAGATGACACCACAGCCGCATCTACTGACACTATACCAAATACAATGGTCACCACAGAGGACGTGACAACATTTGAGTCTACTACATTCGATGGCGAAAATACTTTTGACTATGACCTTGACATTACCACTCCAGACACTCTTACTACCCTTACTGCCACCACCTCTTCAGCTCTTTCTGTCACcacagagcccaccaccaccactaacaGTCCCTTCAACTCACCTGCTGCCACAGCCATTTCTTCCCATTCTTCCACTATACAATCTGTCACTACTAGTTCTCTCACCACCACTGCTGCCACTGCCATACCTGCTGCTTCATACATGATGTCTGTGGCCACAACACTAGCTGAAGCCACTATTAAATCTCTTTCTTCCATCACAACTAGAGCATCTCCAGCAGCACCCACAAGTACCACATCTGTGACCACCAATACCACCCCTCAGCCTGTCACCACCAAAGAACAGGTCTCCTCACCTCCTGCCACAAACACTTCTGCCCCTTCCAGGTCCCCACAGAGTGCCATTACCACAGCTCTTCCCTCAAGCTCATCCATTGCAGCCACCATCACATCCCCTGCCACTACAACCATTTCTTTATCTTCAACCACCAATCAGGCTGATACCACTGCCTTTGCTACCACCACACCTGTCTCTACTGCTCTTCCCATAGCCTCCTCCGCATCTACCACCCCTGTGCCTGTCATCACCACAGCTCTGGTCTCCTCTTCTGCTGCCATGACTTCTGCCTCTTCCAGTGCTTCACAAAGTGCCACTACCACAGCTCTTTCCTCAAGCTCATCTGCTGAagccaccagcaccaccactgcTACTACAACCGATGCTTCCCTCTCCACCACCCCTCTGGTTGATGCTGTCACTTCTCCAGCCACCACTCCTGCTGCTTccacccctgctgcaaccaccaCTTTATCAGCTTCCTCCACATCTTCTAGCATTTCACCATCTTCTGTCACAACATCTCCTGCCCCCACCTCACCATTAACCACTGTGACCACCCCAGAGATCACCACAAATGCTATTTTTACTACTACATCTGACTCCTCTGTTGCTTCTTCAACCATCATAGATGACAACACAGCTTCATCTGCTGAAACTATACCAAGTATGGTagtcacctcagaagacatgACATTTGAGTCTACCACATTTGATGATGACAGTACTTTTGACTATGACCTTGATACTACCACTCCTGACAGTGTCACTACTCTTACTGCCATCACCTCTTCAGCTCTTTCTGTCACCACAGAGCCGAACACCACCACTGACAGTTCCTTCAGCTCACCTCCTGCCACAAccatttcttctccttcttctacTATACAGTCTGTCACTACTAGTTCTTTCACCACCCCTGGTGCACCCACCACACCTGCAACTATTGCTGCAACACCTGTGGCCACAACAGTAGCTGAGGCCACCACTAAATGTCTTTCTTTCATCACAACTGAAGCATCTCCAGCAGCACCCACAAGTACCACATCTGTGGCCACTAACACCACCCCTCGGTCTGCCTCCACCACAGAACAGGTCTCTTCACCTGCTGCCACAAGTACTTCTGCCCCTTCCAGCTCCTCACAGAGTGCCACGACTGCAGCTTCTCCCTTGAGCTCATCCATTGCAGCCACCATCACATACCCTGCCACTatgaccatttctttttcttcaaccaCCAATCAGGCTGACACCACTGCCTTTGCTACCACCACACCTGTCTCTAGTGTGCTTCTCGCAGCCTCCTCCACATCTACTAGCTCTGCGCCTGTCATCACCACAGCTCTGGTCTCCTCCTCTTCTGCCACTATGTCTTCTGCCCCATCCGATACCTCACAAAGCACCACTACCACAGCTCTTTCCTCAAGCTCAACTGCTGAagccaccagcaccaccacagcTACCAAAACCACTGCTGCCCTCTCCTCCACCCCTCTGGTTGATGCTGTCACTTCTCCAGTCACCACTCCTGCTGCTTCCACCCCTGCTGCAACTACCACTTTATTAGCTTTCTCCACATCTAGCATTTCACCACCTTTTGTCCCAACATCTCTTGCCCCCACCtcacccttaaccactgtgaccaCCCCAGAGATCACCACAAATGCTATTTTTACTACTACATCTGACTCCTCTGCTGTTTTTTCTGCCATGATAGATGACACCACAGCTGCATCTACTGACACTATACCAAATACAATGGTCACCACAGAAGACGTGACAACATTTGAATCTACTACATTTGATGGTGAAAATACTTTTGACTATGACCTTGACACTACCACGCCAGACACTCTTACTACCCTTACTGCCACCACTTCTTCAGCTCTTTCTGTCACcacagagcccaccaccaccactaacaGCCCCTTCAACTCACCTGCTGCCACAGCCATTTCTTCCCATTCTTCCACTATACAATCTGTCACTACTAGTTCTCTCACCACCACTGCTGCCACTGCCATACCTGCTGCTTCATACATGACGTCTGTGGCCACAACACTAGCTGAAGCCACTATTAAATCTCTTTCTTCCATCACAACTAGAGCATCTCCAGCAGCACCCACAAGTACCACATCTGTGACCACCAATACCACCCCTCAGCCTGTCACCACCAAAGAACAGGTCTCCTCACCTCCTGCCACAAACACTTCTGCCCCTTCCAGCTCCTCACAGAGTGCCATTACCACAGCTCTTCCCTCAAGCTCATCCATTGCAGCCACCATCACATCCCCTGCCACTACAACCATTTCTTTATCTTCAACCACCAATCAGGCTGATACCACTGCCTTTGCTACCACCACACCTGTCTCTACTGCTCTTCCCATAGCCTCCTCCGCATCTACCACCCCTGTGCCTGTCATCACCACAGCTCTGGTCTCCTCTTCTGCTGCCATGACTTCTGCCCCTTCCAGTGCTTCACAAAGTGCCACTACCACAGCTCTTTCCTCAAGCTCATCTGCTGAagccaccagcaccaccactgcTACTACAACCGATGCTTCCCTCTCCACCACCCCTCTGGTTGATGCTGTCACTTCTCCAGCCACCACTCCTGCTGCTTCCACCCCTGCTGCAACTACCACTTTATTAGCTTTCTCCACATCTAGCATTTCACCACCTTTTGTCCCAACATCTCTTGCCCTCACCtcacccttaaccactgtgaccaCCCCAGAGATCACCACAAATGCTATTTTTACTACTACATCTGACTCCTCTGTTGCTTCTTCAACCACCATAGATGACATCACAGCTTCTTCTGCTGAAACTATACCAAGTACGGTagtcacctcagaagacatgACATTTGAGTCTACCACATTTGATGATGACAGTACTTTTAACTATGACTTTGACACTACCACTCGTGTTGCTGTCAATACTCTTACTGCCACCACCTCTTCAGATCTTTCTGTCACtgcagagcccaccaccaccactgacaGTTCCTTCAGCTCACCTGCTGCcacagccatttcttctcattcttcTACTATACAGCCTGTCACTTCTAATTCTCTCACCACCACTGCTGCACCTATCACACCTGCTCCTGCAACCATGACATCTGCGGCCACAGCTGTCGCTGAGGCCACtattgactctctttcttccaccACACCTGGAGCATCTACAGCAGCAGCCACAAGTACCACATCTGTGACCACCAATACCACCCCTCAGCCTGTCACCACCAAAGAACAGGTCTCAGTATCTGCTGCCATGTCTTCTACTCTTCCCAGCACCTCACAGAGTGCCACTACCACAGTTCTTCCCTTGAGCTCATCCACTGCAGCCACCAGCACATCCCCTGCCACTacaaccatttctttttcttcaatcaCCACTCAGGCTGACACCATCACCTCTGCTATCACCACACCTGTCTCTACTGCTCTTCCCACAGCCTCCTCCACATCTACCACCTCTGTGCCTGTCATCACCCCTCCACAGGTCTCCTCCTCTTCTATTACATCTTGTGCCCCTTCCAGCACCTTACAAGGTGCCACCACCACAGCTCTTCCCTCAAGCTCATCTGCTGAAGCCACCAGCACAGCCCCTGCCAACAAAGCCATTTCTTCTTCCCAAATCCTCACACAGCCTGTCTCAGCTACTACATCTGCTTCTATCAGCACACCTACTTATGCAACTACTACTGGCGTCAAAAAGCCACCACCTCCACAGCAGAGGTGTCTTCCTCATTAG